The following proteins are encoded in a genomic region of Jaculus jaculus isolate mJacJac1 chromosome 13, mJacJac1.mat.Y.cur, whole genome shotgun sequence:
- the LOC101606638 gene encoding UDP-glucuronosyltransferase 3A2-like isoform X1: MAGPRALLLVSFFLGGPLFSEAAKILTISTLGGSHHLQMQKISQILQEHGHWVTNLLYNKDFISDFKRPKKEVSYQVIPWSVPEEQQKKFNDFRDFLYQKAVDGRSTFNDYLMLYEHLGILCSHLLSRRDIMDSLRNENFDLFVFDSIDLCSFLVAEKLEKPFVVFLSVTFMYVDFGLPNPLSYVPVTGSFVTENMDFWGRVRNVLMYFVFSMKQRLIHSQFDNAIREHFAEGSRPVLSHLLRKAELWFVNSDFGFDFARPLLPNTIYIGGLMDKPVNPLSQDLEDFIAKFGDSGFVLIAQGSILSMYQTKKHIEEMNKAFSNLPQGVIWKFNCSQWPEDVKLPANVKMMDWVPQNDLLAHPRIRLFVTHGGINSIMESMHHGVPIVGIPVTADQPENMLRVEAKKFGVSVHLQNLRAETLALKMKEVIEDERYKSAAMAARAIMRSHPLTPAQRLVGWIDHILQTGGAVHLKPYAFQQPWHEQYLLDVLLFLLGLILGTLWLCWKLLGFATRWLCGARKLKKT, translated from the exons ATGGCTGGTCCACGGGCTTTGCTCCTAGTGAGCTTCTTCCTTGGTGGTCCCTTGTTCTCAGAGGCTGCCAAAATCCTGACTATCTCCACATTGG GTGGAAGCCATCATCTCCAGATGCAAAAGATATCTCAAATCCTTCAAGAGCATGGTCACTGGGTGACAAATCTTCTTTATAACAAGGATTTTATCTCAG ACTTTAAAAGACCAA AGAAGGAAGTATCGTATCAAGTTATTCCCTGGTCTGTACCTGAAGAGCAACAAAAGAAATTCAATGACTTTCGTGATTTCCTTTACCAAAAAGCTGTGGATGGCAG GTCTACTTTTAACGACTACCTAATGCTCTATGAACACCTTGGGATTTTATGCAGTCATTTACTAAGCAGAAGGGACATCATGGATTCCTTAAGGAATGAGAACTTTGACCTGTTTGTTTTTGATTCAATAGATCTCTGTTCTTTCCTGGTTGCCGAGAAGCTTGAGAAACCATTTGTGGTCTTTCTTTCTGTAACATTTATGTATGTCGACTTCGGACTCCCAAATCCCCTGTCTTATGTTCCAGTCACTGGCTCTTTCGTAACTGAGAACATGGATTTCTGGGGCCGAGTGAGGAACGTCCTGATGTACTTTGTTTTCTCCATGAAGCAAAGACTGATACATTCTCAGTTTGACAACGCCATCCGGGAGCATTTTGCAGAAGGCTCTAGGCCTGTTTTGTCTCATCTCCTGCGGAAAGCAGAGCTGTGGTTTGTGAACTCTGACTTTGGCTTTGACTTTGCTCGTCCCCTTCTTCCTAACACCATTTATATCGGCGGTTTAATGGACAAACCTGTCAATCCACTATCGCAG GATTTGGAGGACTTCATTGCCAAGTTTGGGGACTCTGGTTTTGTTCTTATTGCCCAGGGCTCCATATTGAGCATGTATCAGACTAAGAAACACATTGAAGAGATGAACAAGGCTTTTTCCAACCTCCCCCAAGGGGTGATTTGGAAGTTCAATTGTTCTCAATGGCCTGAAGATGTCAAACTGCCTGCCAATGTGAAAATGATGGACTGGGTTCCTCAGAATGACCTCCTCG cACACCCAAGAATCCGTCTCTTTGTCACCCATGGAGGGATTAATAGCATCATGGAGTCCATGCACCATGGGGTTCCCATTGTGGGgattccagtcactgcagaccagcctgagaatatgcTGCGTGTAGAAGCAAAAAAGTTTGGAGTCTCTGTCCATTTACAGAATCTCAGGGCAGAGACATTGGCCCTGAAGATGAAAGAAGTCATAGAAGACGAGAG GTACAAGTCTGCAGCAATGGCGGCCAGGGCCATCATGCGCTCCCACCCCCTGACACCCGCCCAGAGGCTGGTGGGCTGGATTGACCACATCCTGCAGACAGGGGGCGCTGTGCATCTCAAGCCCTATGCCTTCCAGCAGCCATGGCATGAACAGTACCTGCTTGATGTCCTCCTGTTCCTGCTTGGACTCATACTGGGCACCTTGTGGCTTTGTTGGAAGCTTCTGGGCTTTGCCACCAGGTGGCTGTGTGGGGCCAGGAAGCTGAAGAAGACATGA
- the LOC101606638 gene encoding UDP-glucuronosyltransferase 3A2-like isoform X2 has product MAGPRALLLVSFFLGGPLFSEAAKILTISTLDFQKKEVSYQVIPWSVPEEQQKKFNDFRDFLYQKAVDGRSTFNDYLMLYEHLGILCSHLLSRRDIMDSLRNENFDLFVFDSIDLCSFLVAEKLEKPFVVFLSVTFMYVDFGLPNPLSYVPVTGSFVTENMDFWGRVRNVLMYFVFSMKQRLIHSQFDNAIREHFAEGSRPVLSHLLRKAELWFVNSDFGFDFARPLLPNTIYIGGLMDKPVNPLSQDLEDFIAKFGDSGFVLIAQGSILSMYQTKKHIEEMNKAFSNLPQGVIWKFNCSQWPEDVKLPANVKMMDWVPQNDLLAHPRIRLFVTHGGINSIMESMHHGVPIVGIPVTADQPENMLRVEAKKFGVSVHLQNLRAETLALKMKEVIEDERYKSAAMAARAIMRSHPLTPAQRLVGWIDHILQTGGAVHLKPYAFQQPWHEQYLLDVLLFLLGLILGTLWLCWKLLGFATRWLCGARKLKKT; this is encoded by the exons ATGGCTGGTCCACGGGCTTTGCTCCTAGTGAGCTTCTTCCTTGGTGGTCCCTTGTTCTCAGAGGCTGCCAAAATCCTGACTATCTCCACATTGG ATTTTCAAA AGAAGGAAGTATCGTATCAAGTTATTCCCTGGTCTGTACCTGAAGAGCAACAAAAGAAATTCAATGACTTTCGTGATTTCCTTTACCAAAAAGCTGTGGATGGCAG GTCTACTTTTAACGACTACCTAATGCTCTATGAACACCTTGGGATTTTATGCAGTCATTTACTAAGCAGAAGGGACATCATGGATTCCTTAAGGAATGAGAACTTTGACCTGTTTGTTTTTGATTCAATAGATCTCTGTTCTTTCCTGGTTGCCGAGAAGCTTGAGAAACCATTTGTGGTCTTTCTTTCTGTAACATTTATGTATGTCGACTTCGGACTCCCAAATCCCCTGTCTTATGTTCCAGTCACTGGCTCTTTCGTAACTGAGAACATGGATTTCTGGGGCCGAGTGAGGAACGTCCTGATGTACTTTGTTTTCTCCATGAAGCAAAGACTGATACATTCTCAGTTTGACAACGCCATCCGGGAGCATTTTGCAGAAGGCTCTAGGCCTGTTTTGTCTCATCTCCTGCGGAAAGCAGAGCTGTGGTTTGTGAACTCTGACTTTGGCTTTGACTTTGCTCGTCCCCTTCTTCCTAACACCATTTATATCGGCGGTTTAATGGACAAACCTGTCAATCCACTATCGCAG GATTTGGAGGACTTCATTGCCAAGTTTGGGGACTCTGGTTTTGTTCTTATTGCCCAGGGCTCCATATTGAGCATGTATCAGACTAAGAAACACATTGAAGAGATGAACAAGGCTTTTTCCAACCTCCCCCAAGGGGTGATTTGGAAGTTCAATTGTTCTCAATGGCCTGAAGATGTCAAACTGCCTGCCAATGTGAAAATGATGGACTGGGTTCCTCAGAATGACCTCCTCG cACACCCAAGAATCCGTCTCTTTGTCACCCATGGAGGGATTAATAGCATCATGGAGTCCATGCACCATGGGGTTCCCATTGTGGGgattccagtcactgcagaccagcctgagaatatgcTGCGTGTAGAAGCAAAAAAGTTTGGAGTCTCTGTCCATTTACAGAATCTCAGGGCAGAGACATTGGCCCTGAAGATGAAAGAAGTCATAGAAGACGAGAG GTACAAGTCTGCAGCAATGGCGGCCAGGGCCATCATGCGCTCCCACCCCCTGACACCCGCCCAGAGGCTGGTGGGCTGGATTGACCACATCCTGCAGACAGGGGGCGCTGTGCATCTCAAGCCCTATGCCTTCCAGCAGCCATGGCATGAACAGTACCTGCTTGATGTCCTCCTGTTCCTGCTTGGACTCATACTGGGCACCTTGTGGCTTTGTTGGAAGCTTCTGGGCTTTGCCACCAGGTGGCTGTGTGGGGCCAGGAAGCTGAAGAAGACATGA